Within Cucumis melo cultivar AY chromosome 4, USDA_Cmelo_AY_1.0, whole genome shotgun sequence, the genomic segment aatttgtgctataatataaaagaaaaagaatagttCACTGGAGTTTACTCACTAAGTTTCATTAGAGGAGGAGAATTCAATCCTCTGCTTCTCATTTCCTTTGTTTCATCAAATGACAAGCCATCTGCCACATTCTTCACAAGCTTTGGATATATTGGTGCATAAGGTTTCCACAGCATAAGCGGGATAGCTGGCCGATTCTTGGGATCGTAGTTCCGACCACGGTATAAAAGGAGGATGTTGATATATCGGTAAATAATCTTCCCACCAGACTTGTCCTAGAAAGAAACTATATCTCATATCAAACATTTTCCAAGTGAAAGTAGACAAGGCGAGATTATGTTGGATACTTGAGAAATGAATGGAGTTCAAACAAATCAAACCTCAAGGTGGAAGCATATATTTTCCATATCAAGAGTTGGGACTCCCAAGCATTTGATCCTCACAGCTTCAGCCCTTTTCCAATGGTTGTGGATGTCATCCAACATATTATGGGTAACTCCCCCCTTTCCTATTTGAGCCAAATGTAAAACCAATCACTCAAACCCTTTATTCCTTCTTTCTCAATCTCAAAAAAAATTCCGAGCAACAGTTTATCATCTCGAGTTGACAGACAAGAACAATACTATAGAATGTCACTAATACACAAGGAAAAGGGATTCAATCATACAACTACCACAAAATTTCCACCATCAACATGAATTCAACTTCTCATAGCATAGAAGAATTGATCTCTCAGTTGGAAGGCATTCAGTTGTAATTTAGTATTTACCAAGATTGATTTGCCGAGAACAATCGCTATGCCGATACTGTTCCACAAGCTCTGCAACTTCCTCATCCGATAATGGGTCTCCAAGAATCCGTTTCCTCTCTTCTAACACTTCATTTATATTCACTTCCACCGCTGAAGGAGCCGAAGTTCCAGTCCATTTCCGGTCGAGGCGGCCCGGTCCAAACGGAGAGAATTTGGGCGATTCTCGATAGCCTATAGGGTTAACTAAGGGATTGGTCTCAGAGTAGGAGTAGAAGAAgtcgaaaggaagataggactTGAGTGGGAGAGTAGGGTTTTCGTTTGAATTCGAATTTCCACCGTGggcctttttcttcttctttgccttTTGGAGCTTGGAAACCGGAGAAAATGGAGGATCGTAAGTGCTTTCAGACAGAGATTTGGAGATGAACCgggaaatgaagaagaaatagCCACTGGGTTTTTGGTTCGAGCGATCTGGAAATCTGATTCGTGTTCTGAAATGAATCGCCATCTCCGGCAGCTCTATCTCGACGAGGGTATATTATTGGGAAATTGTCTAAACCAACGGACTCTATGTTTAGGGATTTGGAAACAGCTTTTGAAAATCGTCGGATTGATTTTTGGCGGTCCGTCTCGACCGACATTGTCCTCAGAATTGTTATATAAATTTTCATATAGTTCCTATATAGTCCAAGATAAGTATGTATATAAGTTGGGTCGGAGGAAAACTATGAACCAACTTAGAAAAAATGAACCCTATTCCATAATTTAGACAAATTTTCAACATGTAAAGATTAATCTAACACAAAAAAATTAGTTGGTGGTTTTTTTGCATCCCTCCATAATTTATTTagacaaattttcatattatttttcaatatgcGGTCAACAAACAACAAATTGTTAAGGTGACAAGTATATATATGTGTTATAGATTCAAATTCCAAGTAAAAAATGTTAATTCTAAATGAGGTTTACTTTTAGGTTTTAAGCGTATATGTgtatctatatatgtatatataatcgGGTTGGGTCGGGTTAACCCTACCCCTAACTTACACAACCCCGACAACCAGGCTTAAcctttttttctcaaattttctaacccaacccaacctaacataaatttaacccaacccaacccttacgGTTTGGGTTGGTTAATCCGGGTTGGTCGGATTACCGGTCTTTTCGAACGCCCCTAATCCGAGATTCGTGGTAGGATTTCTAAGAGAAATATAATTCGATGAAAATGCCctcaattttgaaaaatattattatattattttttatatctaaatcataataaaatttaaaatataattggTTTGCTCGATAAGTTTCCTAACAACTCCTAAGAACTAGTTTTCAAGTGTTTGGTTACTCTTCCACATCTACCTTTCATGTTATGAAAATTATCAACACAGGAAAACATATATGTATTATAGATCTGAGCCCAACGAATTCACGTTTTCTCCTTAAAACAAATTTACTCGCCCTAGTACTTGAGTTTTTAGAGTAATTGTCTCTCAAGATAGAACGGATCACCTTTCTTTTAAGAGTAGCACCCCGTCTAGAAGTGATGCATCTATTCATGATATATCCATTCATGAACAATAaccatttattccaacaatCCCTCCTATAAATGGTAAGttgacaaatggaagaaaataagtgTTCGGTATTTTCTAATGGAGAACTTGCACGAGGATAAGTAGTATAAACTTTGAACTTTCCCTAGTGAACATCAATCAAGTTTACTTGGTTGATCAGTGGACATGATGCCTTGAATTGTCAACCGTTCTAGTCTAGAGTAAACTAAAACAATAGATATCATACAACTTCTCATTATAACAAAGTTTGTTCTCATGATTGTGTTCGTTTTGGCCTTGAACATCGCCTGGTCTCATGAGTGTTTTAGAGAATTTGCCTTAAAATTCTCACAGAAGCGGCCCCTTCACACTCAAATAGGTGTCTGTACAGAACATCATATATgctttttttattaataattatcacTCACAGAAATCATTAAAAGCACGATACTTATCCTAAAATCATACTAGCACTACCTCATCATTTGTAGAATGGGTGAAAGATTTTAATGCAGTGCTCATTATGTTACCTAGAGATCGGTTTTCCCATTGAACCTAGATCTTGGGATCTCCAGTCAACTAGGTTGGGTTGCCTCTCTAGGTAACTTCATATTATAGGCTTTAATCCCATTCTTTTTTATAAACTTTCAACCACTCCCTAGTTAGGTCTTTCGTAAGTGGATCCGCAATATTATCTTTTGACCTCACAAAGTCAATTGTGATAATTTCACTAGAGAGTAGTCGTAACAACCCAACctcttatactaagtcgaagcaattactaatttaaaagataaataaaatttgtaaagtttggataaaaataaaacaaaatctcaaaattttcatttaaaagcataaacaaatgtgattagagataagcataaaattaaaatcctaactcgggccctatctaattttaaagaaataaaataacaaataaagtataaaataaaatgtaaacaTTAAAATCTGAACTATGACATAAATCGGAAGCAAAAGATCCTTATGgcccgccacggtcacttccggtcgctcgccagcttgcctttgcccttacctctacttttgcctgaaaaatagaaatggaaagagtgagtataaaatacttagtaagggacccactactagtcccgctaggtgcctgttaacttcctattagagtcctgaaagtggtacccaagaactgacacgttcccgaacacgtgtcGAACACGTGCAATATGTGATCGcggaggaacataactggtcttcggtgatcccaaaagaacgcctaggacaatctgctctgtagtgtacccggaggaaacactaagacaatcgggctgcaaGCGATCCCGTCGAACCACTCGAATCATGTTTATGTCAATGCCAAACTGGCGGTTCCATCGGACTGTGCAATTCTAAAAAGGtgatgatcccgaaggacacccatgcaggtacaactctaataggataagctaacatacaccctaaccataacatgcACGTAACAAATCATCATCACATCATCAAGTCATATCATaacatcatgtcatatcatatcgccatgtcatatcatatcatcattaaTTGCCATGTCATTATGCAATCTAGTCATCAGTATGCATAACTACAAAAcacatgcgatctcttaatttcatttgtaggtctagtagtagaatctcttacttggagatttgcTCACACGAATTCTAGCAGTAAAATCACGCTTCCCAACCAGCGaagtcctaaatggttagaaaacaccaattttaataacttaaccatcaaacgaccaaggacccaagaatccagttgaaataacttacccgaggtcgaggttgcaacgcttgagcccataactggagaaatcccacgctccaaaATCACTTGGTCCAAACTATattttaagagaaataatttaatttaacccaaaattaaattatttaagatccaaaaa encodes:
- the LOC103494948 gene encoding CRS2-associated factor 2, mitochondrial — protein: MAIHFRTRIRFPDRSNQKPSGYFFFISRFISKSLSESTYDPPFSPVSKLQKAKKKKKAHGGNSNSNENPTLPLKSYLPFDFFYSYSETNPLVNPIGYRESPKFSPFGPGRLDRKWTGTSAPSAVEVNINEVLEERKRILGDPLSDEEVAELVEQYRHSDCSRQINLGKGGVTHNMLDDIHNHWKRAEAVRIKCLGVPTLDMENICFHLEDKSGGKIIYRYINILLLYRGRNYDPKNRPAIPLMLWKPYAPIYPKLVKNVADGLSFDETKEMRSRGLNSPPLMKLTRNGVYVNVVDRVREAFKFEEVVRLDCTHVGSSDCKQIGVKLRDLVPCVPILFKDEQIILWRGKKDHEEDMNS